In Streptomyces violaceusniger Tu 4113, one DNA window encodes the following:
- a CDS encoding TOBE domain-containing protein has protein sequence MSLSIRNQLPATVVSVTPGEAMATVQGRLSGGQMVTAAVTMSAVKELGIGEGSEVTALAKATEVALATGEVSGLSIRNRFPGTVTRLTLGAAMATVVIAIGGDQELTAAITQDAAAELGLTEGSRVTALIKSTEVSLATA, from the coding sequence ATGAGTCTCAGCATCCGCAATCAGCTCCCCGCCACCGTCGTGTCCGTGACCCCGGGCGAGGCCATGGCCACGGTCCAGGGACGGCTGTCCGGGGGGCAGATGGTGACGGCCGCCGTGACCATGAGCGCCGTGAAGGAGCTCGGCATCGGGGAGGGATCGGAGGTCACGGCGCTGGCCAAGGCCACTGAGGTGGCCCTGGCCACCGGGGAGGTCTCGGGGCTGAGCATCCGCAATCGTTTCCCGGGCACGGTCACCCGCCTCACCCTCGGGGCCGCCATGGCCACCGTTGTCATCGCCATCGGCGGTGACCAGGAGCTCACGGCCGCCATCACCCAGGACGCCGCGGCGGAGCTGGGGCTCACCGAGGGCAGCCGCGTCACCGCGCTGATCAAGTCGACCGAGGTGTCGCTCGCCACCGCGTAG